The proteins below come from a single Mucilaginibacter mali genomic window:
- a CDS encoding IS982 family transposase: MLTLDKITEIFFLADEYCHYFNQHIDDCMIKLDSDTTLKTRNKPCGLSQSEVITILICFHLSDYRTLKHFYLDYVCVHLCREFPHLVSYNRFVELQQKYALPMLMFVSAHSLGNCTGISFIDSTRLEVCAKERIHQNKVFSGAASRGYSTMGWFYGFKLHLVINDMGEIIAFQLTQGSVSDNNTDLLLTLCKKLFGKLYGDKGYLVKQSVFEHLFHSGVQLITKIKRNMKNKLMSISDKIMLRKRSVVECVNDALKNICQIEHSRHRSISGFIINLYSGIAAYSFLPKKPSIKTHFEFDHSKSLQLSL; encoded by the coding sequence ATGCTTACTCTTGATAAAATTACCGAAATTTTCTTTCTGGCCGATGAATATTGCCATTATTTTAATCAACACATTGATGATTGTATGATTAAGCTTGATAGCGATACAACATTAAAGACCCGTAACAAACCTTGCGGACTTTCTCAGAGTGAAGTAATAACCATCCTGATCTGTTTCCATCTATCCGATTACAGAACGTTAAAACACTTCTATTTGGACTATGTCTGCGTTCATCTATGCCGGGAGTTCCCACACCTGGTTTCTTATAACCGTTTTGTGGAATTACAGCAGAAATACGCCTTGCCCATGTTGATGTTTGTCAGCGCCCATAGCCTTGGCAACTGCACAGGTATTTCTTTTATAGATTCTACAAGATTAGAGGTTTGTGCGAAAGAGCGGATACATCAGAATAAAGTTTTCAGCGGGGCCGCTTCACGCGGCTACTCTACGATGGGCTGGTTTTATGGATTTAAATTACACTTAGTAATCAATGACATGGGTGAAATAATTGCATTCCAACTCACCCAGGGCAGCGTATCCGACAATAATACCGACCTGCTGCTTACACTTTGCAAGAAACTATTTGGCAAGTTATATGGTGATAAGGGATATTTGGTAAAACAGTCTGTTTTCGAGCATCTTTTTCATAGTGGTGTGCAACTCATTACTAAGATCAAACGCAATATGAAAAACAAATTGATGAGCATCTCTGATAAAATCATGCTTAGAAAACGGAGCGTGGTCGAATGCGTAAATGATGCTTTGAAAAATATTTGTCAGATAGAACATTCCAGGCACCGGTCTATATCAGGCTTTATTATTAACCTATACAGCGGAATTGCCGCTTACAGTTTCCTCCCTAAGAAACCATCCATCAAAACTCATTTTGAATTTGATCATTCAAAATCACTGCAACTTTCGCTCTAA
- a CDS encoding S8 family serine peptidase encodes MNLLKPLTAGALLAALTINISAYAQEIPVVKTPPPPKDWHAMDLTANGYYGVSLAKAYEFVKGKKSKTVIVATIDSGVDTLQKDLKSILWTNTKEIPGNGIDDDHNGYIDDIHGWNFLGGPGGKCDFTETTEEVREYAKLKDKYQNSTANDSKEYKYWLKVKATHDSTIAKSSEELQQLSPMMNVLMVTSGFIKREMKLPANGSFNLKDLQTLKTANDTVRESKNVWTSFFEQEGGATSNSAKVIKELSDYLAKLNNDVSPDLDARKRIVGDNPDDFTDKKYGSNLLKFDDAMHGTMVAGFIGAIRGNGYGMDGIADNVRIMAIKAVPNGDEYDKDIANAIRYAVDNGAQIINMSFGKKISPHKEWVDAAFKYAAEHDVLLVSAAGNDNQDVDAKADYPNDQFEDGSSTDADNVINVGASGPRKNDKLAADFSNYGKKNVDVFAPGVKVTSVTMDAEVNTEDGTSFASPITAGIAALILEHYPTLSSKQIKQAIMQSAKPLTGFMVYRPGSKTEKVDFSTLSRTGGIVNAYDALVIASKMKGERKDTKSMTINTPASSK; translated from the coding sequence ATGAATTTATTAAAACCCCTAACCGCCGGCGCGCTGCTTGCGGCATTAACCATAAACATTAGCGCCTACGCGCAGGAAATCCCGGTAGTTAAAACCCCGCCTCCACCTAAAGACTGGCACGCCATGGACCTTACCGCCAACGGCTATTACGGCGTTAGCCTGGCCAAAGCCTACGAGTTTGTAAAAGGCAAAAAAAGCAAGACTGTGATTGTAGCCACCATCGACAGTGGTGTAGATACCCTGCAAAAGGACCTGAAAAGCATCTTGTGGACCAATACTAAGGAAATCCCGGGCAACGGAATTGACGATGACCACAACGGTTATATCGACGATATACACGGCTGGAACTTTTTAGGCGGCCCCGGCGGCAAGTGCGATTTTACCGAAACTACCGAAGAGGTGCGCGAATATGCCAAGCTGAAGGATAAATATCAGAACAGCACCGCTAATGATTCGAAAGAGTACAAATACTGGCTGAAAGTGAAAGCCACACACGATTCGACCATTGCCAAATCATCGGAAGAATTGCAGCAGTTATCGCCCATGATGAATGTGCTGATGGTGACCAGCGGCTTTATTAAGCGCGAAATGAAACTGCCGGCCAATGGCTCGTTTAACCTGAAAGATCTGCAAACGCTTAAAACTGCTAACGATACGGTTAGGGAAAGCAAAAACGTGTGGACCTCATTCTTTGAGCAGGAGGGCGGCGCTACTTCAAACAGTGCGAAAGTAATTAAGGAACTAAGCGATTACCTGGCCAAACTGAACAACGACGTATCGCCCGATCTGGATGCCCGCAAGCGCATTGTTGGCGATAATCCTGATGACTTCACCGATAAAAAATATGGCAGCAACCTGCTGAAGTTTGATGATGCCATGCACGGCACCATGGTGGCCGGCTTTATTGGCGCTATCCGTGGTAACGGTTACGGCATGGATGGCATTGCCGATAATGTGCGCATTATGGCCATCAAGGCTGTGCCAAATGGCGATGAGTACGATAAAGATATTGCCAACGCCATCCGCTACGCGGTTGATAATGGCGCGCAGATCATTAACATGAGCTTTGGTAAAAAGATCTCGCCGCATAAGGAGTGGGTTGATGCCGCCTTTAAATATGCTGCCGAACACGACGTGCTTTTAGTATCGGCCGCCGGTAACGATAACCAGGATGTAGATGCCAAAGCCGATTACCCGAACGACCAGTTTGAGGATGGCTCATCTACCGATGCGGATAACGTGATCAACGTAGGTGCCTCTGGTCCGCGTAAAAACGATAAACTGGCTGCCGATTTTAGCAACTACGGCAAAAAAAATGTAGACGTTTTCGCACCGGGCGTAAAGGTAACATCGGTTACCATGGATGCCGAAGTGAATACAGAGGATGGTACCAGCTTCGCTTCGCCAATTACCGCAGGTATCGCCGCGCTGATATTGGAGCATTACCCAACACTAAGCTCAAAGCAAATTAAGCAGGCCATTATGCAATCGGCCAAACCGCTGACCGGCTTTATGGTATACCGCCCGGGCAGCAAAACCGAAAAGGTTGACTTCTCTACCTTGAGCCGTACAGGCGGCATCGTAAACGCTTATGACGCCCTGGTGATCGCATCGAAAATGAAGGGTGAGCGTAAGGATACCAAATCGATGACCATTAATACGCCGGCATCGTCAAAATAA
- the amaB gene encoding L-piperidine-6-carboxylate dehydrogenase — translation MNIHITSILDRLKINDLNDAFSIGSAWGSSNDTTVRKINSPVDGRLIASVKMATAADYDHVVKTAQQAFAQWRSVPAPKRGEIVRQVGDALRKYKDDLGRLVSYEMGKSLQEGWGEVQEMIDICDFAVGQSRQLYGLTMHSERPQHRMYEQYHPLGVVGIISAFNFPVAVWSWNAALAWICGNVCIWKPSEKTPLTAIACQHIVQEVFKANNIPDGVSNLIIGDREVGELMANDARVPLVSATGSTRMGKAVATAVAGRLGRSLLELGGNNAIIITEDADLDMALIGAVFGAVGTAGQRCTTTRRLIIHESVYESFKQKLVKAYGQIRIGNPLDEHMHMGPLIDTDAVKLYLQSIEQCKQQGGNFVVEGGQLSGDGYESGCYVKPCIAEVENHFEIVQHETFAPILYLIKYKTLDEAISLQNGVPQGLSSAIMTNNLRQAEQFLSAAGSDCGIANVNIGTSGAEIGGAFGGEKETGGGRESGSDAWKAYMRRQTNTINYSTTLPLAQGIKFDL, via the coding sequence ATGAACATCCATATCACCTCCATTCTGGATCGCTTAAAGATAAACGATTTGAACGACGCTTTTAGTATCGGCAGCGCCTGGGGCAGCAGTAATGACACTACCGTGAGAAAAATTAACTCGCCGGTTGATGGCAGGCTGATCGCATCGGTAAAAATGGCTACCGCCGCCGATTATGACCACGTAGTTAAAACCGCCCAACAAGCCTTTGCCCAATGGCGAAGCGTGCCTGCACCAAAGCGTGGCGAGATCGTTCGACAGGTGGGCGATGCCCTGCGTAAATATAAGGACGACCTGGGCCGCCTGGTATCGTACGAGATGGGCAAAAGCCTGCAGGAAGGCTGGGGCGAGGTGCAGGAAATGATAGATATCTGCGATTTTGCCGTTGGCCAAAGCCGCCAATTATACGGCTTAACCATGCATTCGGAACGGCCGCAACACCGTATGTATGAGCAATATCATCCGCTGGGCGTGGTGGGCATTATATCTGCCTTTAACTTCCCGGTAGCGGTATGGAGCTGGAACGCGGCCCTGGCCTGGATATGCGGTAACGTATGCATCTGGAAACCATCTGAAAAAACACCGTTGACGGCGATTGCCTGCCAGCATATTGTACAGGAAGTTTTCAAAGCCAATAATATCCCCGATGGTGTATCGAACTTAATCATTGGCGACCGCGAAGTAGGCGAACTGATGGCTAACGATGCCCGTGTGCCACTGGTATCGGCCACTGGCTCTACCCGTATGGGTAAAGCGGTAGCCACCGCGGTTGCAGGCAGGTTAGGCAGGAGTTTATTAGAATTGGGGGGCAACAATGCCATCATTATCACCGAAGACGCCGACCTGGATATGGCCCTGATCGGCGCGGTATTTGGCGCGGTGGGTACAGCCGGTCAACGTTGCACCACAACCCGCCGGTTAATTATCCACGAAAGTGTTTACGAAAGCTTTAAGCAAAAACTGGTAAAAGCCTACGGGCAAATCCGCATTGGCAACCCGCTTGATGAGCATATGCACATGGGCCCGTTGATTGATACCGACGCGGTTAAACTATACCTGCAATCTATTGAGCAATGCAAGCAGCAGGGCGGCAATTTTGTGGTTGAGGGCGGACAATTATCAGGAGACGGTTACGAATCGGGCTGCTACGTAAAACCCTGCATTGCCGAGGTTGAGAACCATTTTGAGATCGTTCAGCACGAAACCTTTGCGCCGATACTGTACCTCATTAAATATAAAACTTTGGACGAAGCCATCAGCCTGCAAAACGGTGTTCCGCAGGGTTTGTCATCGGCCATCATGACCAATAATTTACGCCAGGCCGAGCAATTCCTGTCGGCCGCGGGTTCTGATTGCGGTATTGCCAACGTGAACATCGGTACATCTGGCGCCGAAATTGGCGGGGCCTTCGGCGGTGAAAAGGAAACCGGCGGCGGCCGGGAATCGGGTTCGGATGCGTGGAAGGCTTATATGCGCAGGCAAACGAATACGATTAATTATAGCACCACGCTGCCGCTGGCGCAGGGGATAAAGTTTGATTTGTAA
- a CDS encoding tetratricopeptide repeat protein — protein MEEEFEFDFNEDPKFSVERYEEMIRNHDQYFFDAQAFENITDYYIEKNDPARALQVVEFARNQHPFAAVFLIKQAQLLVVSNRIGEALECLDKAEMLEASDADIYIIRGNLYENLERYSEALENYEKALDLAEETDDILLHIAYVYQNMGDYDTAITYLKLCLEQNMENQDALYELAFCYDVMDNQEESVQFYQQYIDNEPYSYAAWYNLGNAFTKLNLFEKAIDAYDYAILIKDSFASAYFNKGNALVNLEKFQEAIDVYRQTFEYEQPNADTYCAIGECYEKLEQMDEARAFYKKAVKMDNKLADAWFGIGVTLDFEERYFEALHFYKKALDLDIANADYWFAIADAEYKLGHLPEAESAYEKVVELNPLDVDAWLDYSSILYELNRLSDAIEVIADAIKNNPEAAELYYRMVAYLFAKGEYNEALSQLEMALASDPEKHYILFEYLPQLQKNKVILDIINRYANK, from the coding sequence ATGGAAGAAGAATTTGAATTTGATTTTAACGAGGATCCGAAGTTCTCTGTCGAACGTTACGAGGAGATGATCCGTAATCATGATCAGTATTTCTTTGATGCGCAGGCGTTTGAGAACATCACTGATTACTACATCGAGAAAAACGACCCGGCCCGTGCCCTGCAGGTGGTAGAATTTGCCCGCAACCAGCACCCCTTTGCCGCCGTCTTCCTGATCAAACAAGCGCAATTACTGGTAGTGAGCAACCGCATAGGCGAAGCGCTTGAATGCCTTGACAAAGCCGAGATGCTGGAGGCCAGCGATGCTGATATCTATATCATCCGCGGTAACCTGTACGAAAATTTAGAGCGTTACAGCGAAGCTTTGGAGAACTACGAAAAGGCGCTTGACCTTGCCGAAGAAACCGACGATATTTTACTGCATATAGCCTACGTTTACCAAAACATGGGCGATTATGATACTGCTATCACCTACCTGAAACTGTGTTTGGAACAAAACATGGAGAACCAGGATGCCCTTTACGAACTGGCTTTTTGCTACGATGTAATGGATAATCAGGAAGAAAGTGTACAGTTTTATCAGCAATACATCGATAACGAGCCTTACAGCTACGCCGCATGGTATAACCTGGGCAACGCCTTTACCAAACTTAACCTGTTTGAAAAAGCGATTGATGCCTACGATTACGCCATCCTGATAAAAGACAGCTTTGCATCGGCCTACTTTAATAAAGGCAACGCGCTGGTGAACCTGGAAAAATTTCAGGAAGCTATTGATGTGTATCGCCAAACCTTTGAGTACGAGCAACCCAATGCCGATACTTATTGCGCCATTGGCGAATGCTACGAAAAGCTGGAGCAGATGGATGAGGCCCGCGCCTTTTATAAAAAGGCCGTGAAAATGGATAACAAGCTGGCCGATGCCTGGTTTGGTATAGGTGTAACGCTTGATTTTGAGGAGCGCTACTTCGAGGCCCTGCACTTTTATAAAAAAGCTTTAGACCTTGACATTGCCAACGCCGATTACTGGTTTGCCATTGCCGATGCCGAATATAAGCTGGGACACCTGCCCGAAGCCGAATCGGCTTATGAGAAGGTGGTGGAGCTGAACCCGCTTGATGTGGATGCCTGGCTGGATTATTCGTCGATACTATACGAGTTGAACCGTTTAAGCGACGCGATAGAAGTGATTGCCGATGCCATAAAGAACAACCCCGAAGCAGCTGAACTATACTACCGTATGGTAGCCTACCTGTTTGCCAAAGGCGAATACAACGAGGCACTCAGTCAGCTGGAAATGGCCCTGGCAAGCGACCCGGAGAAACATTATATTTTGTTTGAATATTTACCGCAACTGCAAAAAAACAAGGTGATACTGGATATTATAAACCGGTACGCCAATAAATAA
- a CDS encoding peptidoglycan DD-metalloendopeptidase family protein, which translates to MDKHRHLSKYILSHPEATGKVVDYNPAADKLYTFDFTATNTELSPDDVADTAKFSAWVDAKLAGENYKYGIGGYMEHRTLYARSALFDTAEEPRRLHLGVDIWAKAGTPVYAPFAGTVHSFNDNNNFGDYGPTIILEHDLNGLTLYSLYGHLNRESLAGLYPGKPIALNQQIGAFGEANENGSWPPHLHFQLMFDMEGKAGDYPGVGRYSEMEKLMMNIPDPALVLGFSYG; encoded by the coding sequence ATGGACAAACACCGTCACCTCTCAAAATACATCCTATCTCATCCCGAAGCCACCGGCAAGGTAGTGGATTACAACCCCGCTGCAGATAAACTATACACATTCGATTTTACCGCCACAAACACCGAACTATCGCCAGATGACGTAGCCGATACGGCTAAATTCAGCGCCTGGGTTGATGCAAAACTGGCCGGCGAAAATTATAAATATGGCATTGGCGGCTATATGGAACACCGCACCCTGTATGCCCGCAGCGCACTGTTTGATACCGCCGAAGAACCCCGCCGCCTGCACCTTGGCGTTGATATCTGGGCAAAGGCAGGCACCCCGGTTTACGCGCCCTTTGCCGGCACCGTGCATAGCTTTAACGATAACAATAACTTTGGCGATTACGGCCCGACCATCATCCTTGAGCACGATTTAAATGGATTGACATTGTACAGCCTGTACGGCCATCTGAACCGCGAAAGCCTGGCGGGGTTGTACCCTGGCAAGCCCATTGCCCTGAACCAACAAATAGGCGCATTTGGCGAAGCTAACGAGAACGGTAGCTGGCCGCCGCATTTACACTTTCAGCTGATGTTTGATATGGAGGGTAAGGCCGGCGATTATCCCGGTGTTGGCCGTTATAGCGAAATGGAAAAGCTGATGATGAATATTCCCGATCCTGCTTTGGTGTTGGGTTTTAGTTACGGTTGA
- the rbfA gene encoding 30S ribosome-binding factor RbfA encodes MESKRQQKFAGVIQQDLAAIFQREGSGYLPNTMVTITKVRVTPDLALARIFLSFFNNSNTQLALQTIRSHANEIRYKLGARIKDQVRVIPQLEFFVDDTNEYVERMDRIFDSISKEERQKEAE; translated from the coding sequence ATGGAATCAAAACGTCAGCAAAAATTCGCCGGGGTAATACAGCAGGACCTGGCCGCTATATTCCAGCGCGAGGGATCAGGTTATTTACCCAACACCATGGTAACCATCACCAAAGTGCGCGTAACGCCCGACCTGGCCCTGGCCCGCATATTTTTAAGCTTCTTTAACAATTCCAACACGCAACTGGCGCTGCAAACCATCCGCTCGCACGCTAACGAGATCCGCTATAAACTGGGCGCCCGCATTAAAGACCAGGTAAGGGTGATCCCCCAGCTGGAGTTTTTTGTAGACGATACCAACGAGTATGTGGAACGTATGGACCGGATATTTGATAGCATCAGCAAAGAGGAGCGGCAGAAAGAGGCGGAGTAA
- a CDS encoding ABC transporter permease, whose amino-acid sequence MNTSLYIAKRYLFSRKKMHAINIISGISMLGVFVGSAALVIILSAFNGLEQLILSLYSNFTPELRIEPREGKTFNPNTPYFTGLKKDAHVFSYTEVLQEKALIMYDNKKFIGTVQGVSDDFLKNKLLDSTVQDGSFTLHTADKDYAVIGATVQNSLAVSIKSEFENQLQIYTPRRNAPVSASAMSEFSVRSVPVSGVFSVQQDFDDIVVTPISFMRGLLDQPVEVSAINLNFKKGTNLGAMEQEIGKKTGGKYVIKNRHAQNATLYKTLNIERWSIYMILTFVVIIAIFNIVGSLTMLVMDKQKDIAILTSLGAGKKLIQGIFFFEGMMISMTGCVAGMIVGGAFCLLQQHYGFVKMGSKLTVMDAYPVALMFIDFIIVFLTVSVIAVIASGISARLSVKRLDEIKQEL is encoded by the coding sequence TTGAACACCTCACTCTACATAGCTAAACGGTACCTGTTCTCGCGCAAAAAAATGCACGCTATCAATATCATTTCGGGTATATCTATGCTGGGGGTGTTTGTGGGGAGCGCGGCGCTGGTCATCATACTTTCGGCTTTTAACGGGTTGGAGCAACTGATTCTTTCGCTATACAGCAACTTCACCCCCGAATTGCGGATAGAGCCGCGCGAGGGCAAAACATTCAATCCCAATACGCCATATTTTACCGGCTTAAAAAAGGATGCGCACGTTTTCTCGTACACCGAGGTGCTGCAGGAAAAAGCATTGATCATGTACGATAACAAAAAATTCATCGGCACGGTACAGGGTGTTAGCGACGATTTTTTGAAGAATAAACTATTGGACAGCACCGTGCAGGATGGCTCGTTCACGCTGCATACGGCCGATAAGGATTATGCCGTAATAGGCGCAACAGTGCAGAACAGTTTGGCGGTAAGCATAAAAAGCGAGTTCGAAAACCAATTGCAGATCTATACCCCCCGGCGCAACGCCCCGGTTTCGGCCAGTGCCATGAGCGAGTTCTCGGTGCGTAGCGTTCCCGTATCGGGCGTGTTCTCCGTTCAGCAGGATTTTGACGATATCGTGGTAACGCCCATCAGCTTTATGCGGGGGTTGCTCGATCAGCCGGTTGAGGTATCGGCCATCAACCTTAACTTTAAAAAAGGCACCAATTTGGGCGCGATGGAGCAGGAAATAGGCAAAAAGACCGGCGGCAAGTACGTCATCAAAAACCGCCATGCCCAAAACGCCACCCTGTACAAAACCCTTAATATCGAGCGCTGGTCTATCTACATGATATTAACTTTTGTGGTAATTATCGCTATCTTTAATATTGTTGGCTCACTCACCATGCTGGTGATGGATAAGCAAAAGGACATTGCCATTTTAACCAGCCTGGGCGCCGGCAAAAAGCTGATACAGGGTATCTTTTTCTTCGAGGGGATGATGATATCCATGACGGGCTGCGTGGCCGGGATGATAGTAGGTGGCGCATTTTGCCTGTTGCAGCAGCATTACGGTTTTGTAAAAATGGGCAGCAAACTAACCGTAATGGATGCTTACCCGGTGGCCCTGATGTTTATTGATTTTATAATTGTATTTTTAACCGTCAGCGTTATTGCCGTTATTGCCTCGGGCATCAGCGCAAGGCTTAGCGTTAAACGGCTCGACGAGATAAAGCAGGAACTATAA
- a CDS encoding IS1182 family transposase, whose amino-acid sequence MGGKVVFKEYDPDQLTFLPYKLEELVPQGHPVRIVSKVVDQVDVKPINRKYKGGGASSFHPRLMLKLLIYGYLTNTYSSRKLEDQAAQNVHFMWLLGMKKPDHNTINRFRSEKLSGVLKEIFSQIVLLLQQEGIVSLKEAVFTDGTKIESVANKYTFVWGKSIKNSKEKMKAQLDELWSYAQTIAAEELKDTAPLEYSEINPEKVKETISKINAALDDKEDVDKKVRQKLNYAKKHWPENLARYDEQEKLLGGRNSFSKTDPGATFMRMKEDPMLNGQLKPGYNLQISTQEQFILNYSLHQTTTDYQTLPSHIEQYETLYHALPKAVVADAGYGSDENYGVLQQKGIEAYIKYNTFDQEQNKGIKAFGNDSLHYNEQEDYLVCPMGQHMQHIGTGQRVTTSGYVQLISRYQAQNCENCPMRGVCHQAAGNRVVEINHSLRIHKQIAKERLNTEQGIKYRKRRPADVEPVFANLKHNHGFRRFLLKGMSKTEVEIGLLSIAHNLRKWKA is encoded by the coding sequence ATGGGAGGAAAAGTAGTCTTTAAGGAATATGATCCTGACCAGTTAACCTTTTTACCGTATAAACTGGAGGAACTGGTACCGCAGGGTCATCCGGTACGTATTGTATCGAAGGTGGTCGATCAGGTAGATGTTAAACCGATTAACCGCAAGTATAAAGGCGGCGGGGCATCCAGCTTTCATCCGCGGCTGATGCTCAAGCTGCTGATCTACGGTTATCTGACCAACACGTATTCTTCACGGAAGTTGGAAGACCAGGCCGCGCAGAATGTACATTTCATGTGGCTTTTAGGCATGAAAAAGCCTGATCACAATACCATCAACCGTTTCCGGAGCGAGAAGCTGTCGGGTGTTTTAAAGGAGATCTTCTCACAGATCGTATTGTTATTACAGCAGGAAGGTATCGTCTCGCTGAAAGAAGCTGTTTTTACCGATGGTACCAAGATCGAATCGGTAGCGAACAAGTACACTTTTGTATGGGGCAAAAGCATTAAGAACAGCAAGGAGAAGATGAAAGCCCAATTGGATGAACTGTGGAGTTATGCGCAAACCATCGCTGCCGAAGAACTTAAAGACACCGCACCGCTGGAATACAGCGAGATCAACCCGGAAAAAGTAAAAGAAACGATCTCAAAGATCAACGCCGCCCTGGACGATAAGGAAGATGTCGATAAGAAAGTAAGGCAGAAGCTGAACTATGCCAAAAAGCACTGGCCGGAGAACCTGGCCCGGTATGACGAGCAGGAAAAGCTGTTAGGCGGTCGCAACAGCTTTTCGAAGACCGACCCGGGTGCCACCTTCATGCGGATGAAAGAAGACCCTATGCTGAACGGGCAGCTTAAACCCGGATACAATCTGCAGATCTCCACCCAGGAGCAGTTCATCTTGAACTATAGCCTGCACCAAACCACAACCGATTACCAGACCCTTCCATCACACATCGAACAATACGAAACTTTATATCATGCACTTCCAAAAGCGGTAGTGGCCGATGCGGGCTACGGTTCGGACGAGAACTATGGCGTATTACAGCAAAAAGGCATTGAAGCTTATATCAAATACAACACGTTCGACCAGGAACAAAATAAAGGCATCAAAGCATTCGGTAATGACAGTTTGCACTATAATGAACAGGAAGATTACCTGGTATGTCCGATGGGACAACACATGCAGCATATCGGCACCGGGCAGCGGGTCACCACATCCGGCTATGTGCAACTGATCAGCCGCTATCAGGCGCAGAATTGTGAAAACTGCCCCATGCGGGGCGTTTGTCACCAAGCAGCCGGTAACCGCGTGGTGGAGATCAACCACAGCCTTAGAATACACAAGCAGATAGCGAAAGAAAGATTGAATACCGAACAGGGCATCAAATACCGAAAGCGACGGCCCGCAGATGTCGAACCGGTGTTCGCCAACCTGAAGCATAATCACGGCTTCAGGCGATTCCTGCTGAAGGGAATGTCCAAAACCGAGGTCGAAATAGGGTTATTATCCATCGCACATAACCTCAGAAAGTGGAAAGCCTGA
- a CDS encoding MBL fold metallo-hydrolase — MAFIKTFTNSLIGENTYIVYDNSGECAIIDPGMYTAFDQNAIVSFINNNDLKPTLLLNTHCHYDHVFGNKFIFDNYGLKPQFHKGELEVLLEAPAWTAEMGLHYEVSPLPDVFLPETGTVTFGQTTLELIFAPGHSPAHLCFYERKKNFLVGGDVLFRLSIGRTDLPGGDHYTLLRNIREKLFTLPEDCTVWPGHGPQTTIGYEKRNNPFLT; from the coding sequence ATGGCATTCATCAAAACATTTACCAACAGCCTCATCGGCGAAAACACTTATATCGTATACGATAACAGCGGCGAATGCGCCATTATCGACCCAGGCATGTATACCGCCTTTGATCAGAACGCCATTGTTAGCTTCATTAACAATAACGATTTGAAGCCCACACTGCTGCTAAATACCCATTGCCATTACGATCATGTGTTCGGTAATAAATTTATATTTGATAACTATGGCCTGAAGCCACAATTTCATAAAGGCGAACTGGAAGTACTGCTGGAAGCCCCGGCATGGACCGCCGAAATGGGCCTGCATTATGAGGTATCACCCCTGCCCGATGTTTTCCTGCCCGAAACAGGTACGGTAACTTTCGGTCAGACGACTTTAGAACTGATCTTCGCGCCGGGCCATTCGCCCGCGCACCTGTGCTTTTACGAGCGGAAGAAGAATTTCCTGGTTGGCGGCGATGTGCTGTTCCGATTAAGTATTGGCCGCACCGATCTGCCGGGTGGCGATCATTATACCCTGCTCCGCAATATCCGAGAAAAGCTGTTCACCCTGCCTGAAGATTGCACCGTTTGGCCCGGCCACGGCCCGCAAACCACCATCGGGTACGAGAAAAGGAATAATCCGTTTTTGACGTAG